A single genomic interval of Argopecten irradians isolate NY chromosome 8, Ai_NY, whole genome shotgun sequence harbors:
- the LOC138328842 gene encoding neuropeptide S receptor-like, with protein sequence MEEWDENIVEIYCVHNASRTICHKNLSEIENVKGDIEIWTPDVIQRVASIVVIMMLTLVGNIVIIIILTCSRYRKRNSRVNIFIINLAVGDLTVCVVTMTTEILFVAFGEWVLGAAACKILTYVQVVTLASTTFILTSMGFDRYMAICRPLKFRSSHTRARKMIIISWTLAFIFAIPQLLIFVQTVDEILPNGDVQYGCRSQGYTAMWQRKIYFMFMTMYILIVPAILLSYCYVNVVIVVWRQGKLINGTNTCSLRKSIVNTSAIPRAKIKTVKMTFCIIISFIACWTPYFVTTLIRIYSNYTYKFTPSVMAFAETSTLLQSALNPLIYGFFNIQIKRGLMEVFCPGRINAGEREEIYNHGSDCLTVSGELKCTNRGMLKLKEANSSSSSGSFDRGRSSHGCIIAEANTNGFKLRVRFLSKEKLYIHDRVSYSRCSAKENDNDHITCDSVM encoded by the coding sequence ATGGAAGAGTGGGATGAAAATATAGTGGAGATATATTGTGTCCACAATGCGTCACGTACAATTTGTCATAAAAATCTATCAGAGATAGAAAATGTGAAAGGCGATATCGAAATTTGGACACCTGACGTCATCCAGCGCGTGGCGTCCATTGTTGTCATCATGATGTTGACGCTAGTTGGCAATATCGTCATAATAATCATATTGACGTGCAGCAGGTACAGAAAAAGGAATAGCcgtgtcaatatatttatcataaatcTAGCCGTAGGTGATCTGACGGTTTGTgtggtaaccatgacaacagaaATTTTGTTTGTGGCGTTTGGAGAATGGGTCCTCGGAGCTGCTGCATGTAAAATTCTAACATACGTCCAGGTAGTGACATTAGCTAGCACAACGTTCATTTTAACATCGATGGGATTCGACCGATACATGGCGATTTGTCGTCCATTAAAGTTCAGGAGTTCACATACAAGAGCCCGAAAGATGATCATAATCTCATGGACGCTTGCATTTATATTCGCGATTCCACAACTTCTGATATTTGTGCAAACCGTCGATGAGATTCTTCCAAATGGAGACGTTCAATATGGCTGCCGCAGCCAAGGTTATACAGCTATGTGGCAACGAAAgatttatttcatgtttatgacaatgtatattttaataGTTCCTGCCATTTTATTATCGTATTGTTATGTGAATGTTGTAATAGTAGTTTGGAGACAAGGGAAACTAATTAACGGAACCAACACTTGTTCTTTGCGGAAATCTATCGTGAATACTAGCGCAATTCCTAGAGCAAAAATCAAGACTGTAAAAATGACGTTTTGCATAATAATCAGTTTCATTGCATGCTGGACTCCATACTTCGTAACAACACTCATTAGGATATACAGCAATTACACCTACAAGTTCACGCCATCAGTCATGGCTTTTGCTGAAACGTCTACTCTTTTACAAAGTGCTTTGAATCCGCTTATATATGGCTTTTTTAATATACAGATCAAGCGAGGGCTAATGGAGGTATTTTGTCCGGGAAGGATTAATGCCGGAGAACGTGAGGAAATTTACAACCATGGATCGGACTGTCTCACAGTGTCCGGTGAATTAAAGTGTACTAACCGTGGGATGCTCAAACTTAAGGAAGCTAATTCTTCGTCCAGTAGTGGATCGTTTGATAGAGGGCGCTCTTCTCACGGCTGTATAATCGCGGAAGCAAACACCAATGGATTTAAGTTACGTGTACGATTTCTATCTAAGGAGAAACTATATATTCACGACCGTGTGAGCTACTCTCGATGTTCCGCCAAGGAGAATGACAATGACCATATTACTTGTGATAGCGTCATGTGA